The proteins below come from a single Acaryochloris sp. CCMEE 5410 genomic window:
- a CDS encoding HugZ family protein: MSTEATAVKKLIEQQSFGVLSTTSVAVEGFPFGSVTPYSLTESYHPLIFISNLAQHTKNIINDNRVSLIILENLQDGSEDPQKHGRASILGRATPLETTGVENEAKYQRYFQRFPESEGYQNTHGFQLYEITPVRIRFIGGFGKIFWLEPEQLAA, from the coding sequence ATGTCTACAGAAGCAACAGCAGTCAAGAAACTCATTGAACAACAAAGCTTTGGTGTCCTGTCTACAACATCAGTAGCTGTGGAAGGTTTTCCCTTTGGATCTGTCACCCCCTATAGCTTGACGGAATCCTATCATCCCCTGATTTTTATCAGCAATTTAGCGCAACACACTAAAAACATCATTAATGATAATCGCGTCTCTCTAATCATCTTGGAAAATTTGCAGGATGGGTCCGAGGATCCACAAAAGCACGGACGGGCCAGTATCCTGGGACGAGCAACACCATTGGAAACAACGGGGGTTGAGAATGAAGCGAAATACCAGCGCTATTTTCAGCGATTTCCTGAATCTGAAGGATATCAGAACACCCATGGCTTTCAGCTCTATGAGATCACGCCTGTGCGGATTCGCTTTATTGGGGGATTTGGCAAGATTTTCTGGTTAGAGCCTGAGCAGTTGGCCGCATAA
- a CDS encoding GAF domain-containing protein codes for MSQSILPDKDYSALKQAAYQLSSCTEQIFQEIEQQQTLSRIIDKIRACNDLDSIFNTTATEIRNLLNADRVGVFQFDQDSNWNSGSFMAEDVCEGYPSALKAKVEDHCFGSQFALYYAQGRVQAVSDIYEAGLSDCHIKILSDFEVRANLIVPVLKNDYLWGLICVHQCGHPRRWQPSEIEFVQKISTHFAVALQLSDQFEQVRDQATLLAKIEAQEKSLQRLLSLVKISNRIRQSFDFEVICQTATHEARVTLNVSRVAIYRFNPDWSGDFLFESNELQWNPLVGVMPTIHDTHLQENQGGRYAHNESFSVPDIYEANHSPCHIELLEQFQARAYVIVPIFQREKLWGLLATFQNDGPRQWEEDEIELLNQVGEQIGIAISQSQAVQKITEQSQTLQETLEHLQQSQDELIQKEKMAALGQLVAGVAHEINNPLGAIQAAANNTQKALQEVTSSLPLLHQKLTLEEQTTLFLLIERAIISDSYISSVERRAIKRSLIETLQNQQINSARMIADLLMDMGVQTNIETFLPLIKSPQGLWALQFAYNLTSASVNNETIIQAVERSSKIVFALKNYARIEQSTKPQLTNIQEGIETTLKIYHNQIKKNIDVIRNIESGLPRIMGYPDELIQVWTNLIHNAIQAMENGGTLTISAREENGGILVGINDNGPGILAEKLDQIFNAFYTTKPIGKGSGLGLYICQRIVGKHQGRIKVDSHPANTTFEVWLPIEISQELKD; via the coding sequence ATGTCTCAGTCAATTCTCCCGGATAAAGATTATAGTGCCCTCAAACAGGCTGCATACCAGCTTTCATCCTGCACTGAGCAGATCTTCCAGGAAATTGAGCAGCAACAAACCTTATCCAGAATTATCGATAAGATCCGTGCCTGCAATGACCTAGATTCTATTTTTAATACCACCGCTACTGAAATCCGAAATCTTCTCAACGCTGATAGAGTTGGAGTATTCCAGTTTGATCAAGACTCCAACTGGAATTCAGGCAGTTTTATGGCAGAGGATGTCTGTGAAGGGTATCCATCTGCATTGAAAGCAAAGGTCGAAGACCATTGTTTTGGGTCACAGTTTGCCCTCTATTATGCTCAAGGACGTGTTCAAGCAGTCTCAGATATTTATGAGGCTGGGTTGAGTGACTGCCACATCAAAATTCTGAGTGACTTTGAAGTTCGTGCCAATTTAATTGTGCCAGTCCTTAAAAATGACTATTTGTGGGGGCTGATTTGCGTCCACCAGTGTGGCCATCCTCGCCGATGGCAACCCTCCGAAATCGAATTTGTTCAGAAAATTTCCACCCATTTTGCAGTTGCTCTGCAACTGTCCGATCAATTTGAACAAGTTAGAGATCAAGCCACCTTACTCGCTAAAATCGAGGCCCAAGAGAAATCTCTACAGCGCCTTTTGTCCCTGGTCAAAATTTCTAATCGAATCCGACAATCTTTTGACTTTGAAGTGATCTGCCAAACAGCAACCCACGAAGCACGAGTAACCCTTAATGTGAGCCGGGTGGCTATCTATCGTTTCAATCCAGATTGGAGTGGAGACTTTTTATTTGAATCCAACGAGCTTCAATGGAACCCTCTTGTGGGGGTGATGCCAACCATCCACGATACCCATTTACAGGAAAATCAAGGCGGGCGTTACGCCCACAACGAAAGCTTTAGTGTGCCTGATATCTATGAAGCTAACCATAGCCCCTGCCATATTGAACTGCTAGAGCAGTTTCAGGCCAGAGCTTATGTGATTGTGCCCATTTTTCAAAGGGAAAAACTATGGGGATTACTAGCAACCTTTCAGAATGATGGACCGCGTCAATGGGAAGAAGATGAAATAGAGCTACTCAATCAAGTGGGTGAACAAATTGGTATTGCGATTAGTCAGTCCCAGGCTGTTCAGAAAATCACAGAACAATCTCAGACCCTACAAGAAACCCTTGAACATCTTCAGCAGTCTCAAGATGAATTAATTCAGAAAGAAAAGATGGCAGCCCTAGGCCAGCTCGTTGCGGGTGTCGCCCATGAAATCAATAATCCTTTAGGAGCGATACAGGCTGCTGCCAACAATACGCAGAAAGCACTACAGGAGGTCACTTCTTCACTTCCACTTTTACATCAGAAGCTAACTTTAGAAGAACAAACGACGCTTTTTCTGCTGATTGAAAGAGCAATTATTTCTGACTCATATATTTCTTCAGTTGAACGCCGAGCAATCAAAAGATCCCTAATAGAAACGTTGCAAAATCAACAGATTAATTCTGCCCGAATGATTGCTGACCTGTTGATGGATATGGGAGTACAGACTAACATTGAAACTTTTCTGCCACTCATCAAAAGCCCTCAAGGCTTGTGGGCATTGCAGTTTGCTTATAACCTAACTAGCGCTTCAGTGAATAATGAAACGATTATTCAGGCAGTCGAACGTTCATCAAAAATTGTCTTTGCACTAAAAAACTATGCCCGGATCGAGCAGAGCACAAAACCACAACTCACCAATATCCAAGAAGGTATAGAGACAACCCTCAAGATCTATCACAATCAAATTAAAAAAAATATTGATGTAATTCGAAACATTGAGTCAGGTCTCCCACGCATTATGGGGTACCCAGATGAGCTAATCCAAGTTTGGACTAATCTAATCCATAATGCGATTCAAGCAATGGAGAATGGAGGAACCTTAACAATCTCAGCTAGAGAAGAAAATGGTGGAATTTTGGTTGGGATCAATGATAATGGGCCAGGTATTTTAGCTGAAAAACTAGATCAAATCTTCAATGCTTTCTATACCACAAAACCTATCGGCAAAGGAAGTGGATTAGGACTATATATCTGCCAAAGAATCGTTGGCAAACATCAAGGAAGGATCAAAGTAGACAGCCATCCAGCAAATACAACTTTTGAAGTTTGGCTCCCCATCGAAATTAGCCAGGAACTTAAGGACTAG
- a CDS encoding diguanylate cyclase domain-containing protein: MIISDQNMAGMGGDELLIQLHHKYPEALKIMLTGEANADAVGNVINRGALYRYISKPWDHHDLFMTVADALKCFEQELTIQAQKKTLNFTSNRLESSLAILLATLNATADAILVLDHEDNLIICNEKFKEIWKLQPEDENSFSQNPLAYLNTNLKAGEGLLFHKFNLPSNLPFDLNLNDHRTVECYANSQKLDGKMVGVVLSFRDVTLQRQSEAIMHRKASYDFLTGLPNRMQFNEKLEYIFKTKADQYFALMFLDLDNFKQVNDTHGHAMGDLLIKKTGENLRQCIREVDLVARWGGDEFAILVCDIQDRSTIDHLATCLIKTLQNELTVSKKFSKVTISLGISIYPLDGNDSSTLLERADQALYQAKQKGKNNYCYYSEPDFIRSS; encoded by the coding sequence GTGATCATATCTGATCAGAATATGGCGGGTATGGGAGGCGACGAACTTCTCATTCAACTCCACCACAAATATCCTGAAGCTCTGAAAATAATGTTGACGGGAGAAGCGAATGCTGATGCAGTAGGGAATGTTATCAATCGGGGAGCGCTTTACCGTTATATCAGTAAACCTTGGGACCATCATGATCTCTTTATGACCGTTGCAGATGCGTTAAAATGCTTTGAACAAGAGTTAACCATTCAAGCCCAAAAAAAGACCTTAAATTTTACTAGTAATCGCCTAGAAAGCTCTTTAGCGATATTGCTAGCAACGCTAAATGCTACTGCAGACGCCATTCTCGTTTTAGATCATGAGGATAATCTAATTATCTGTAATGAGAAGTTCAAAGAAATTTGGAAGTTACAGCCTGAAGATGAAAATTCTTTCTCTCAAAATCCTCTGGCTTACCTTAATACAAACTTAAAAGCAGGAGAAGGCTTACTTTTTCACAAGTTCAATTTGCCTTCAAACTTACCTTTTGATCTCAATCTCAACGATCATCGAACTGTCGAATGCTATGCCAATTCTCAAAAATTAGACGGGAAGATGGTAGGTGTTGTTTTAAGTTTTCGAGACGTCACATTACAAAGACAATCAGAAGCAATCATGCACCGCAAAGCCTCCTATGATTTTTTGACGGGCTTACCCAACCGGATGCAGTTTAATGAAAAATTGGAATATATCTTCAAGACAAAGGCTGATCAGTATTTTGCACTCATGTTTTTAGATCTTGATAACTTTAAGCAAGTGAACGATACCCATGGACATGCGATGGGTGATTTACTGATTAAAAAGACTGGGGAGAATCTCAGACAATGCATTAGGGAAGTTGATCTTGTTGCTAGATGGGGAGGAGATGAGTTTGCGATCTTAGTATGTGACATCCAGGATCGATCAACTATCGATCATCTAGCAACTTGCTTAATCAAGACACTTCAGAATGAACTGACTGTCAGCAAAAAATTCTCTAAGGTAACCATCAGTTTGGGAATTTCAATTTACCCTCTAGATGGGAACGATAGTTCAACTCTACTTGAGCGTGCAGATCAGGCTTTATATCAGGCGAAGCAAAAAGGGAAAAACAATTATTGTTATTATTCTGAACCAGATTTCATTCGATCAAGTTAA
- a CDS encoding IS4 family transposase: MIQDRLSAQPNASIPQASESWSQTKATYRFWDNPKVSAAGILEAHRSSVQERMLESGVVLAIQDTTDLNFTHHRSKNFESGFGLTSSQSYVWGLKVHTTFGVSGEGVPLGVLDQQVWSRDPAKSTSGKKHPKKSKTKSLKDKESLRWLQAQVASELDLPEGVALVTVADRESDIYELMAMPRGKGVHVLLRVCRNRTVDHPSKLLKAAIAQAPIAGTLTVTVSKRKGQGQREATLTVRHQRLTLKVPKNRPKSAQLCDLPMTVVSVEEEHPPEGCKAIHWLLISDIEIDSFEQACTLVQWYALRWLIERYHYVLKSGCQIESLQLETATRIIPALATYAIVAWRLLWLTYEARVHPQQSCEVAFETFEWQALFCRFHHQPKPPKKPPSLEQVVRWVAQLGGFLARKHDGNPGVKTLWRGLTRLHDIADTWRLAHD, encoded by the coding sequence TTGATTCAAGACAGGCTAAGCGCTCAGCCTAATGCCAGTATTCCACAAGCGAGCGAAAGTTGGTCTCAGACCAAAGCAACCTATCGATTTTGGGACAATCCGAAGGTGAGTGCAGCGGGAATATTAGAAGCCCATCGGTCCTCGGTTCAAGAGCGGATGCTAGAGTCGGGGGTTGTTCTAGCGATTCAAGATACAACAGACCTGAACTTCACTCACCATCGCAGTAAAAATTTTGAGTCAGGTTTTGGCCTGACCAGTAGTCAATCTTACGTGTGGGGATTGAAGGTCCATACAACCTTTGGTGTGAGTGGAGAAGGGGTGCCGTTGGGGGTACTGGATCAACAGGTCTGGTCAAGGGACCCAGCCAAGTCAACGTCAGGCAAAAAGCATCCGAAAAAGTCAAAGACCAAAAGCTTAAAAGACAAAGAGAGCCTACGCTGGCTCCAAGCTCAAGTGGCCAGTGAGTTAGATCTACCCGAGGGTGTCGCATTGGTAACAGTAGCTGACCGAGAATCAGATATTTATGAGCTGATGGCCATGCCGAGAGGCAAAGGGGTCCATGTCCTTCTGAGAGTGTGCCGCAATCGCACGGTAGACCATCCAAGCAAGTTACTCAAAGCGGCCATAGCCCAAGCGCCCATTGCTGGGACCTTAACGGTGACAGTGTCCAAACGGAAAGGACAAGGACAACGGGAGGCAACTCTAACGGTTCGCCATCAAAGATTAACCCTCAAAGTTCCCAAAAATCGTCCCAAATCAGCCCAGCTTTGTGACTTACCCATGACGGTTGTTTCCGTTGAAGAGGAACATCCTCCTGAAGGTTGCAAAGCGATTCATTGGCTATTGATCTCTGATATTGAGATAGACAGCTTTGAACAGGCCTGTACGTTGGTGCAATGGTACGCTCTGCGCTGGCTGATTGAGCGATATCACTATGTCCTCAAAAGTGGCTGTCAGATTGAATCGCTACAGTTGGAAACAGCGACTCGAATCATACCTGCTCTGGCAACCTATGCCATCGTGGCTTGGCGATTGCTATGGCTCACTTATGAAGCACGAGTCCATCCTCAGCAGTCTTGTGAAGTCGCTTTTGAGACCTTTGAGTGGCAAGCTCTATTTTGCAGGTTCCATCACCAGCCCAAACCACCGAAAAAGCCGCCGTCTCTTGAGCAAGTGGTGCGTTGGGTTGCACAGTTGGGTGGTTTCCTCGCTCGCAAGCACGATGGAAATCCAGGGGTGAAAACCTTGTGGAGAGGACTCACGAGACTCCATGACATCGCGGATACTTGGAGACTGGCTCATGATTGA
- a CDS encoding carbonic anhydrase, with amino-acid sequence MAIPAIATPIWSYEGPSDPGHWSDLQADYSLCATGQSQSPINLRSQDLNSNHETLNVDYHSSPLDEVNNGRTVTVNYAAGNTLTVNNQTYELVQFHFHAPSEHRINNKSSAMEMHLVHKNAANELAVLGVMIQPGAANPLLDEIWENMPAVEEENAPNLEIDVRSLLPRDHSFYHYQGSLTTPPCSESVNWAILKQPIQASRQQISTFKSRFHANARPVQALNNRSIQFSDSLS; translated from the coding sequence TTGGCAATACCTGCGATCGCAACACCGATCTGGAGCTATGAAGGCCCATCTGATCCCGGACATTGGTCAGATTTGCAGGCCGACTATTCCCTCTGTGCAACGGGGCAGTCACAATCACCGATCAACTTGCGATCGCAAGATCTCAACAGCAATCATGAGACCCTGAATGTGGACTATCACTCCTCTCCCTTGGATGAAGTCAATAATGGACGCACGGTAACCGTGAACTATGCCGCTGGGAATACCCTAACCGTGAATAATCAGACCTATGAATTAGTCCAGTTTCATTTTCATGCCCCCAGTGAACACCGGATTAACAATAAGTCTAGTGCGATGGAAATGCATCTGGTGCATAAGAATGCGGCCAATGAGCTAGCGGTGTTGGGGGTTATGATTCAGCCAGGGGCTGCTAATCCCTTATTGGATGAGATTTGGGAGAATATGCCTGCGGTGGAAGAAGAGAATGCACCTAATTTAGAAATTGATGTTCGTTCGCTACTGCCCCGCGATCACAGTTTTTACCATTACCAAGGATCCCTGACGACTCCCCCCTGTAGTGAGTCCGTCAATTGGGCCATCCTTAAGCAACCCATTCAAGCTTCTCGCCAGCAAATCAGTACCTTTAAGTCCCGGTTTCACGCAAATGCTAGGCCAGTTCAAGCCCTTAATAACCGATCCATTCAGTTTTCTGATTCTTTAAGTTAA
- a CDS encoding transposase DNA-binding-containing protein, giving the protein MQTWAAQELRTSNLGDARFDKRLVEIVDSRQAKRSA; this is encoded by the coding sequence ATGCAAACATGGGCCGCTCAGGAACTGAGAACATCCAACCTAGGTGACGCTCGTTTCGATAAGCGCTTGGTGGAGATTGTTGATTCAAGACAGGCTAAGCGCTCAGCCTAA
- a CDS encoding response regulator yields the protein MPESAIVCVDDEVAILQVIKEQFVRLFGREYIFETAQSAEEAWEVLNELDDENINVLIVISDWLMPNIPGDEFLAQVHTKFPKAIKIMLTGQADDEAIQRAEEQANLFTCIQKPWQERELEAVITAALKG from the coding sequence ATGCCAGAATCAGCTATTGTTTGTGTCGATGATGAGGTCGCAATTCTTCAGGTTATCAAAGAGCAATTTGTAAGACTTTTTGGTAGAGAATATATTTTTGAAACTGCCCAGAGTGCTGAAGAAGCCTGGGAAGTATTGAATGAACTTGATGATGAAAATATTAACGTCTTAATTGTTATTTCGGATTGGCTAATGCCGAATATCCCCGGAGATGAATTTTTAGCCCAGGTGCATACAAAATTTCCCAAAGCGATCAAAATTATGTTGACCGGGCAGGCTGATGATGAAGCGATACAACGTGCAGAAGAACAGGCTAACTTATTCACTTGCATTCAAAAGCCTTGGCAAGAGAGAGAGCTAGAAGCTGTAATCACTGCTGCATTGAAAGGATAA
- a CDS encoding amylo-alpha-1,6-glucosidase, producing the protein MIQLGREITSELQIASTREWLVTNGIGGYAAGTVAGLLTRRYHGLLIAALNPPLERTLLLSKLEETALYNGELFELSTNQWADGSVTPQGYRYLEQFELEGTVPCWSYALADALLEKRVWMQQGENTTYIYYQLQRGSGPVALSVKALINYRDHHSQTHSHQWQMQTQSVAQGIRIKANDTATPLYLLVSQGGLVTQHHWYQGFELGLEQYRGLDDQDNHLHITTLEVVLNPGDSLTVVASTQPQANLDGATALLERRFYEEMIRGELDVPASPMPPWIQQLALAADQFIVNRPLAEEPEGKTIIAGYPWFGDWGRDTMISLPGLTISTGRPRIARTIIRTFARYLNQGMLPNVFPEVGKLPDYNTVDAILWYFEAIRIYTAATQDKELLEEIFPALVRVIDWHRQGTRYQIHVDTDGLLYAGEEGAQLTWMDAKIGDWVVTPRTGKPIEINALWYNALRSMERFAQQLGQPQQVYRDMAQLMLEGFQGFWQPTQGYCADVIDGPEGDDLTLRPNQIFAVSLPLVSGASDYPALLTDEQQKAVVETCGRYLLTSYGLRSLSPDDPQYQGTYGGDQVKRDSRYHQGTVWSWLLGPYVQAHYRVYKNPQQALSLLNPIASHLQAHGLGSISEIFDGDPPFYPRGCFAQAWSVAEILRAWMDISQQQS; encoded by the coding sequence ATGATCCAGTTAGGGCGAGAGATTACTAGCGAACTCCAAATCGCCTCCACCCGGGAATGGCTTGTCACCAATGGGATCGGCGGATATGCCGCTGGAACTGTGGCGGGCCTGCTTACCCGGCGATATCATGGGTTGCTCATTGCAGCTTTGAATCCGCCATTGGAACGAACGCTACTACTCTCCAAACTGGAGGAAACGGCTCTGTATAACGGTGAGTTGTTTGAACTCTCTACAAATCAATGGGCAGATGGGAGTGTGACCCCCCAAGGCTATCGCTATTTGGAGCAATTTGAGTTAGAAGGAACGGTGCCTTGTTGGTCCTATGCCCTGGCAGATGCTCTGTTAGAAAAAAGGGTGTGGATGCAGCAGGGCGAAAATACGACCTATATCTACTATCAGCTCCAGCGGGGTAGTGGTCCCGTAGCCTTATCTGTTAAAGCCTTAATTAATTATCGGGATCACCATAGTCAAACCCATTCCCATCAATGGCAAATGCAAACCCAGTCCGTTGCCCAGGGCATTCGAATTAAGGCGAATGATACGGCAACTCCCCTTTATCTATTGGTCAGCCAGGGGGGCTTAGTGACACAACACCATTGGTATCAAGGGTTTGAATTGGGGCTTGAGCAATATCGAGGATTAGATGATCAGGATAATCATCTGCATATCACCACTTTAGAGGTCGTTCTTAACCCCGGTGATAGTCTGACGGTGGTTGCCAGTACCCAACCTCAGGCCAATTTAGATGGAGCCACCGCCTTACTGGAGCGCCGCTTTTATGAGGAAATGATTCGCGGGGAGCTGGATGTCCCCGCATCCCCAATGCCCCCATGGATCCAGCAATTGGCCCTCGCTGCCGATCAATTTATTGTGAATCGACCCTTAGCTGAAGAACCAGAGGGAAAAACGATAATTGCAGGCTATCCGTGGTTTGGAGATTGGGGGCGAGATACCATGATTAGCCTACCTGGTCTGACGATTTCGACGGGGAGACCTCGAATCGCCCGAACAATCATTCGCACCTTTGCCCGGTATTTAAATCAGGGGATGCTACCTAATGTCTTTCCAGAGGTGGGAAAGCTACCGGATTACAATACCGTCGATGCGATTCTCTGGTACTTTGAAGCCATCCGCATCTACACTGCGGCGACTCAAGATAAAGAACTACTGGAAGAGATATTTCCAGCCTTAGTCAGAGTGATTGACTGGCATCGGCAGGGCACCCGCTACCAAATCCATGTGGATACAGATGGGCTGCTCTATGCCGGGGAGGAGGGGGCACAACTGACCTGGATGGATGCCAAAATTGGGGATTGGGTGGTCACCCCGAGAACGGGAAAACCCATTGAAATTAATGCCCTTTGGTATAACGCCCTGCGGAGTATGGAAAGGTTCGCTCAACAGCTCGGCCAGCCCCAGCAGGTTTATCGTGACATGGCCCAACTGATGCTGGAAGGATTCCAGGGATTTTGGCAGCCCACCCAAGGCTACTGTGCTGATGTGATTGATGGCCCCGAGGGAGATGACCTCACCTTGCGGCCCAACCAAATTTTTGCCGTATCACTCCCCCTTGTTTCAGGAGCGTCAGATTATCCAGCGTTGCTAACGGACGAGCAGCAAAAGGCGGTGGTTGAGACCTGTGGACGCTATTTGCTCACGTCTTATGGGTTGCGGTCCCTCTCCCCAGACGATCCTCAATACCAAGGAACCTATGGGGGGGATCAAGTGAAACGAGATAGTCGATATCATCAAGGGACCGTATGGAGCTGGCTTCTAGGCCCCTATGTTCAAGCCCATTACCGAGTCTATAAAAATCCGCAACAAGCCCTATCGTTGCTGAACCCCATTGCCAGCCATCTTCAGGCCCACGGTTTGGGCAGTATTAGTGAAATTTTTGATGGCGATCCACCGTTTTATCCCCGAGGCTGTTTCGCCCAAGCCTGGTCCGTTGCCGAAATTCTGAGGGCCTGGATGGATATTTCCCAGCAGCAATCCTAA